The following are encoded in a window of Candidatus Sulfotelmatobacter sp. genomic DNA:
- a CDS encoding sigma 54-interacting transcriptional regulator: MHLAADNFSGAIEEFTAALREVGVDSPAERTRLLLRLSEALARRGDHEPSLRPLREARGVSRVLSDPRITARIAARMSFALSELGQYRRSYRYALHAYSVLRDTDDHRTVGAVGVTLGLCCARLGRPMEAIEWLQNAAATFRRIGDNDGLVNALNNLGLVYKNLREWREATRFLEQALELDNRAGLYSRMRSHNQNLGLIRYRLGQWDLAEENFRQSLKISLETGHVQGESMAVLALGLLARRRRQFERAEEQFRRGLELAQQVGAQRELLLAREFLGELQLDRGNPAQALALLEPALEEALHIAPHGDLSAELEIRVGMALLDLERLDEAKTHLLRGVALSDSIGDRIEQSIAERALGRLEAASGNLAGMEVRLSAAAQCFEELGEVFELALTLLTRGDALFLLPSSVRLRAPLEPVADAARRAAAMFRSLGVLPLAAEAMLTLARLEAEREHYDQALSLLEQAEHWLAESGDAAAGDRAVTLRRELERQYVAVSLSTCNEFRALEEANRLFRETSDMDGLLAQTVKLAVEHAGGDRGFVAFSNGGGRLDVVAQHGLGRDRARRILRVLEDVSGGRLGESGPLFSSRVVADPRFAAAMTDSLDGVGSLVCVPLNFPSQSVGLVYLDRLNDSLLGAFRQRELNLLAVLANSAAVAIVEAQRSLLLAENRQLRDRLKPTPGMERVVSQSAEMAGILNLLTKVGDSNATILLMGETGTGKGLLAQVVHEMSSRRDRPFVQVNCAALPEQLLESELFGYVQGAFTGATRDKTGLFEEAEGGTIFLDEIEKIPESVQAKLLHVLDRSEIRPVGATRSRKVDARVICATGCDLRERIKAGRFLEDLYYRLNDITVRVPALRERREDIPVLVQHFLAQFARQMEKKVAGLDPRVLQVFLEYGWRGNVRELEKTLKRMIVLAEEGDTLGLDLLPPEMREAPAGEPEKANGHSLRSNISLLERKMIAEALERNRWNKARAARDLGLSYPTLLTKIRSLQIERRRRI, translated from the coding sequence TTGCATCTGGCTGCGGACAATTTCTCGGGAGCCATCGAGGAGTTCACCGCGGCCCTCCGTGAAGTCGGTGTCGACTCTCCCGCAGAGCGCACTCGCCTGCTGCTCCGGCTTTCCGAAGCCCTCGCGCGACGGGGAGATCACGAGCCCTCGCTGAGACCGCTTCGCGAGGCCCGTGGCGTCTCCCGGGTTCTGAGCGATCCGCGCATCACCGCGCGCATCGCCGCCCGCATGTCGTTCGCGTTGAGCGAGCTCGGGCAGTACCGCCGCAGCTATCGCTACGCCTTGCATGCCTACTCGGTGCTCCGCGACACCGATGATCACCGCACGGTCGGCGCCGTGGGCGTCACGCTCGGTCTGTGCTGCGCGCGCCTGGGCCGCCCGATGGAGGCGATCGAGTGGCTGCAGAACGCCGCTGCCACCTTCCGGCGCATCGGCGACAACGACGGCCTGGTGAACGCGCTCAACAACCTCGGGCTCGTCTACAAGAACCTTCGCGAATGGCGGGAAGCCACCCGCTTCCTCGAGCAGGCCCTCGAGCTGGACAACCGCGCCGGGCTCTATTCGCGCATGCGGAGCCACAACCAGAACCTTGGCCTGATCCGCTACCGCCTCGGGCAGTGGGATCTCGCCGAAGAGAACTTCCGCCAGTCCCTCAAGATCTCGCTCGAGACCGGCCACGTGCAGGGAGAATCGATGGCGGTGCTGGCACTGGGCCTGCTCGCCCGGCGCCGCCGGCAGTTCGAGCGGGCCGAGGAGCAGTTCCGCCGCGGTCTCGAGCTGGCGCAGCAGGTCGGCGCGCAGCGCGAGCTGCTGCTGGCGCGCGAATTCCTCGGCGAGCTCCAGCTTGATCGCGGCAATCCCGCCCAGGCGCTGGCGCTGCTGGAGCCGGCGCTCGAAGAGGCGTTGCACATCGCTCCGCACGGCGATCTGTCGGCCGAGCTCGAGATCCGGGTGGGCATGGCGTTGCTCGACCTCGAGCGTCTCGACGAAGCCAAGACGCACCTGCTGCGCGGCGTGGCGCTGTCCGATTCGATCGGCGATCGGATCGAGCAGTCGATCGCCGAGCGCGCGCTCGGCCGCCTCGAGGCGGCGAGCGGAAACCTGGCCGGCATGGAAGTGCGGCTGAGCGCCGCCGCCCAGTGCTTCGAGGAGCTCGGCGAGGTGTTCGAGCTGGCACTCACGCTGCTGACGCGCGGCGACGCGCTGTTCCTGCTGCCTTCCAGCGTCCGGCTCCGCGCGCCGCTCGAGCCGGTGGCCGACGCGGCGCGGCGTGCCGCCGCCATGTTCCGCTCGCTGGGTGTGCTGCCGCTCGCCGCCGAAGCCATGCTGACGCTGGCCCGTCTCGAGGCCGAGCGCGAGCACTACGACCAGGCGCTTTCTCTGCTCGAGCAGGCCGAGCACTGGCTGGCCGAGTCGGGCGACGCCGCGGCCGGAGATCGTGCCGTCACGCTGCGGCGCGAGCTCGAGCGCCAGTACGTGGCCGTCTCGCTTTCGACCTGCAACGAATTCCGGGCGCTCGAGGAGGCCAATCGGCTGTTTCGCGAGACCTCGGACATGGACGGACTGCTCGCCCAGACCGTGAAGTTGGCGGTCGAGCACGCCGGTGGCGATCGTGGCTTCGTCGCGTTCAGCAACGGGGGCGGGCGGCTCGATGTGGTGGCTCAGCACGGGCTGGGCAGAGATCGCGCGCGCCGGATCCTGCGCGTCCTGGAAGACGTTTCGGGCGGCAGGCTGGGAGAGAGCGGCCCGCTGTTCTCGAGCCGGGTGGTGGCGGATCCGCGGTTCGCCGCCGCCATGACCGATTCGCTCGACGGCGTGGGTTCACTAGTGTGCGTACCGCTCAACTTCCCCTCGCAGTCGGTGGGCCTCGTCTATCTCGACCGCCTGAACGACAGCCTGCTCGGCGCCTTTCGCCAGCGCGAGCTGAATCTGCTCGCGGTGCTGGCCAACAGCGCGGCGGTGGCGATCGTCGAGGCGCAGCGCTCGCTGCTGCTCGCCGAGAATCGTCAGCTCCGCGATCGGCTGAAGCCCACGCCCGGGATGGAGCGCGTGGTCTCGCAGTCGGCCGAAATGGCGGGCATCCTCAACCTGCTCACCAAGGTGGGCGACAGCAACGCCACCATCCTGTTGATGGGCGAAACCGGCACCGGCAAGGGACTGCTCGCGCAGGTAGTGCACGAGATGTCGTCGCGGCGCGATCGTCCGTTCGTGCAGGTGAATTGCGCCGCCTTGCCCGAGCAGCTGCTCGAGAGCGAACTGTTCGGCTACGTGCAGGGTGCGTTCACCGGCGCGACGCGCGACAAGACCGGCCTGTTCGAAGAGGCCGAGGGCGGCACCATCTTCCTCGACGAGATCGAGAAGATTCCCGAGTCGGTGCAGGCGAAGTTGCTCCACGTGCTCGATCGCAGCGAGATCCGACCGGTCGGCGCCACGCGCAGCCGGAAGGTGGACGCTCGCGTGATCTGCGCCACCGGTTGCGACCTGCGCGAGCGCATCAAGGCCGGGCGCTTCCTCGAGGACCTCTACTACCGCCTCAACGACATCACCGTGCGCGTGCCGGCGCTGCGCGAGCGGCGCGAGGACATTCCGGTGCTCGTGCAGCACTTCCTCGCCCAGTTCGCGCGCCAGATGGAGAAGAAGGTGGCCGGGCTCGACCCCCGCGTCCTGCAGGTGTTCCTGGAGTACGGCTGGCGGGGAAACGTCCGCGAGCTGGAGAAGACCCTCAAGCGCATGATCGTGCTGGCCGAGGAGGGTGACACGCTGGGGCTCGACCTGCTGCCGCCCGAAATGCGCGAAGCTCCGGCCGGTGAGCCCGAAAAGGCGAACGGTCATTCGCTCCGAAGCAACATCTCGCTGCTCGAGCGCAAGATGATCGCCGAAGCCCTGGAACGCAATCGCTGGAACAAGGCGCGCGCCGCGCGTGACCTGGGGCTCAGCTATCCGACTCTGCTCACCAAGATCCGCTCGCTCCAGATCGAGAGGCGGCGCCGGATCTGA
- a CDS encoding UDP-2,3-diacylglucosamine diphosphatase, whose protein sequence is MSDEVVFLADAHLGVESGARESARIAHLHRFLESLPGHARLLVIVGDLFDFWFEYRTAIPRQHFATLAALRRLRDAGVEITYLNGNHDFWLGPFLSEEIGAVTRSGPIALETQGRKLWIHHGDGLIGGDLGYRVLRRVLRHPLSIRLYQLVHPDLGIPLAHWISGRSRDARDPNRFPIERLWTEVALPRFAEGYDGVIIGHFHRAFERREPGRQLLVLGDWIDQFTYARLRNGQLTLETWPAR, encoded by the coding sequence ATGTCCGACGAGGTGGTGTTCCTGGCCGACGCCCATCTCGGCGTGGAGTCCGGAGCGCGCGAGTCCGCTCGCATCGCGCACCTCCACCGATTCCTGGAGTCGCTTCCCGGCCACGCGCGTTTACTGGTCATCGTCGGGGATCTCTTCGATTTCTGGTTCGAGTACCGAACCGCCATTCCGCGCCAGCACTTCGCCACGCTCGCCGCGCTCCGGCGTCTGCGCGACGCGGGTGTGGAGATCACCTATCTCAACGGCAACCACGATTTCTGGTTGGGGCCGTTCCTGTCGGAGGAGATCGGCGCCGTCACTCGCAGCGGGCCGATCGCGCTCGAAACCCAGGGTCGCAAACTGTGGATCCATCATGGTGACGGCCTGATCGGCGGCGATCTCGGCTATCGGGTGCTGCGCCGAGTGCTGCGTCATCCGCTCAGCATCCGCCTCTATCAGCTGGTGCATCCCGACCTCGGTATCCCTCTCGCCCACTGGATTTCGGGCCGCTCGCGCGACGCCCGCGATCCGAACCGCTTTCCCATCGAGCGCCTGTGGACGGAGGTCGCTCTGCCGCGCTTCGCGGAAGGCTACGACGGAGTGATCATCGGCCACTTTCACCGGGCCTTCGAGCGTAGAGAACCGGGCCGCCAGCTGCTGGTGCTCGGCGACTGGATCGATCAGTTCACCTACGCCCGCCTGAGAAACGGCCAGCTCACCCTCGAGACCTGGCCGGCGCGCTGA
- a CDS encoding fibronectin type III domain-containing protein — MKRVTMMIATLLLIAGCNDDETVVAPPRDMTPPAAPRGLASVTGDQAAYLSWLANTEPDVAGYRIYESSCSSGPSCPYDLVGVTAGTSFVVGGLTNGVTRYFAILAYDHAGNESPLSYEDVYDTPRPEGFGRGLTDDVDGPATAGYDFSSYSVRPWNDLQTDLYFHSAGGVLEMVAPFVDTDVQDAGYAGTLDAVDFAPSAGWSATGMVELIPGHCYVVRISNGGNFNYAKFRVTSVSPALVVFDWAYQIDPNNRELMMSPTRGEGGRQRRVAS; from the coding sequence ATGAAACGTGTGACGATGATGATCGCGACCCTGCTGCTGATTGCGGGATGCAATGACGACGAAACCGTGGTCGCGCCGCCTCGCGACATGACGCCCCCGGCCGCGCCGCGGGGGCTCGCCAGCGTCACCGGTGACCAGGCCGCCTACCTGAGCTGGCTCGCCAATACCGAGCCCGACGTCGCCGGCTACCGGATCTACGAGAGCAGCTGTTCGAGCGGGCCGAGCTGTCCTTACGATCTGGTCGGCGTCACCGCCGGCACCAGTTTCGTGGTGGGCGGGCTCACTAACGGCGTCACGCGCTACTTCGCGATCCTGGCCTATGACCACGCCGGAAACGAGAGCCCGCTTTCGTACGAGGACGTCTACGACACGCCGCGGCCGGAAGGGTTCGGGCGAGGCCTCACCGACGACGTGGATGGCCCCGCGACCGCCGGCTACGACTTCTCCAGCTACTCGGTGCGGCCCTGGAACGACCTGCAGACCGACCTCTACTTCCACTCGGCGGGCGGCGTGCTCGAGATGGTCGCCCCGTTCGTCGACACCGATGTCCAGGACGCCGGCTACGCCGGCACGCTCGACGCCGTGGACTTCGCGCCCAGCGCCGGCTGGTCCGCTACCGGCATGGTCGAGCTGATCCCCGGCCACTGCTACGTGGTGCGGATCTCGAACGGCGGCAATTTCAACTACGCCAAGTTCCGAGTGACCTCGGTCAGCCCGGCGCTGGTGGTATTCGACTGGGCGTATCAGATCGACCCCAACAACCGCGAGCTGATGATGTCGCCGACGCGGGGCGAAGGAGGGCGCCAGCGCCGGGTCGCCAGCTAG
- a CDS encoding PorV/PorQ family protein, with product MKRPRRIRLPRAMNLPKPTSTLKRSPVRPGRAPARLAALGLLAGLVAAGPARATPAGFAFLEIPAGARASSMAGAYSSIAQGAEAAFWNPAGLAEVRGVQVSANHAEMFADLRYDAMSVGTGLWGGGLGMSVRAYYSDAIDQRDDLGNLTGSFGSHDLEFKLSYGHRLASGFSLGGSTQLVRERIADESAQTWAFDAGASWDPPILDGSRLSLSLHNLGRAGHFTIDGVPGGDVPLPKAVQTGLSMAHLFGHGLTLRGSLEGRFAEGASGIGMLGTEITALGGGALRAGWRINDASSNFTLGAGYATQSVHFDYAFVPWQFDLGDSHRFSVDLQF from the coding sequence ATGAAGCGTCCCCGCCGCATTCGCCTTCCTCGAGCCATGAACCTGCCCAAACCCACCAGCACGTTGAAACGCTCCCCGGTCAGGCCCGGCCGGGCGCCCGCCCGGCTCGCCGCCCTGGGGTTGCTCGCGGGCCTTGTGGCCGCCGGCCCGGCGCGGGCGACCCCTGCGGGCTTCGCGTTCCTCGAAATCCCGGCGGGAGCGCGCGCCTCGTCGATGGCGGGCGCCTACTCGTCGATCGCCCAGGGGGCCGAAGCCGCGTTCTGGAATCCGGCCGGCCTCGCGGAAGTTCGCGGCGTTCAGGTGAGCGCCAACCACGCCGAGATGTTCGCCGACCTCCGCTACGACGCCATGTCGGTCGGGACCGGCCTGTGGGGGGGTGGCCTCGGCATGTCGGTGCGGGCGTACTACAGCGACGCGATCGACCAGCGCGACGACCTCGGCAACCTCACCGGCAGCTTCGGCTCGCACGATCTCGAGTTCAAGCTCAGCTACGGGCATCGCCTCGCGAGCGGCTTCTCGCTGGGTGGCTCGACGCAGCTGGTGCGCGAGCGGATCGCCGACGAGTCCGCGCAGACCTGGGCGTTCGACGCGGGCGCGAGTTGGGATCCCCCGATCCTCGACGGCTCACGACTGAGCCTGAGCCTCCACAATCTGGGCCGCGCGGGCCATTTCACGATCGATGGAGTGCCCGGGGGAGACGTTCCGCTGCCGAAAGCGGTGCAGACCGGGCTCTCGATGGCGCATCTGTTCGGCCACGGGCTCACGCTGCGAGGCTCGCTCGAGGGTCGATTCGCCGAAGGCGCCTCGGGTATCGGCATGCTGGGCACCGAAATCACCGCGCTCGGTGGCGGCGCACTGCGCGCCGGATGGCGGATCAACGACGCTTCCAGCAATTTCACACTCGGCGCGGGCTACGCGACTCAGAGCGTGCACTTCGACTACGCCTTCGTCCCCTGGCAGTTCGACCTCGGGGACTCCCACCGCTTCTCGGTGGACCTTCAGTTCTAA
- a CDS encoding Ppx/GppA phosphatase family protein — MRVAAIDLGTNSIRLLVADVEGNPAELATLHTVARAGEPCRLGRGLGQSGRISDEMAERAAHLALEFARRARGLGARHILLGATAALRSAENGPEVAKRIEEKSGLSPRILTGDQEARLVYRSVVLGLGARAQRAACVVFDLGGGSTEVISGVGTESGRWASLPFGAVNLTESFLRNDPPQPGEIESLRGHVRATLESRCASMPRSTPLLAGVGGTVTLIGMLDRRLEAYDPGALEGWVVERKRLHEIVLRLCGMSHAQRMGLPAMGEGRADIVIAGALAVDELADRFPSPALVCSTQGLRYGLARLAAEEVAADPKR, encoded by the coding sequence ATGCGCGTCGCCGCGATCGACCTGGGCACGAATTCGATTCGACTGCTGGTCGCCGACGTCGAGGGCAACCCTGCGGAGCTGGCGACGCTCCATACCGTGGCGCGGGCGGGAGAACCTTGCCGGCTCGGGCGTGGGCTCGGCCAGAGCGGCCGGATTTCCGATGAGATGGCCGAGCGCGCCGCCCATCTGGCGCTCGAGTTCGCCCGCCGTGCGCGCGGGCTCGGCGCGCGGCACATCCTGCTCGGGGCCACCGCGGCGCTGAGGTCGGCCGAGAACGGGCCGGAGGTGGCGAAGCGGATCGAAGAGAAGAGCGGCCTCTCGCCGCGCATCCTCACGGGCGACCAGGAAGCGCGCCTCGTGTACCGCTCGGTGGTGCTCGGCCTCGGCGCTCGCGCGCAGCGTGCCGCATGCGTCGTGTTCGACCTCGGCGGCGGAAGCACCGAGGTCATCAGCGGGGTCGGCACAGAATCCGGGCGCTGGGCGAGCCTGCCGTTCGGCGCCGTCAACCTGACCGAGTCCTTCTTGCGCAACGACCCGCCTCAACCCGGCGAGATCGAATCCCTTCGCGGGCACGTCCGGGCGACCCTGGAATCCCGCTGCGCGAGCATGCCGCGATCGACCCCGCTACTGGCGGGGGTGGGGGGGACGGTGACGCTGATCGGGATGCTGGATCGGCGCCTCGAGGCCTACGATCCCGGTGCTCTCGAGGGATGGGTGGTCGAACGCAAGCGTCTGCATGAGATCGTGCTGCGCCTCTGCGGGATGTCGCACGCGCAGCGGATGGGCCTGCCCGCCATGGGAGAGGGACGTGCGGACATCGTCATCGCCGGGGCATTGGCCGTGGACGAGCTGGCGGACCGCTTCCCCAGCCCGGCGCTGGTCTGCTCGACCCAGGGTCTGCGCTATGGCCTCGCTCGGCTCGCTGCGGAAGAAGTTGCCGCCGATCCGAAGCGCTGA
- a CDS encoding Do family serine endopeptidase yields MKTPSWPIHPRSYVVVAALLVLVGVAAGLGLSAGLDLSHGTAANHGSVFAVPASAAAPSASAALPESPFVGVVDKALPAVVFIDVRKKVGGGDSDDPQEQLFRRFFGEDSPRKPTYRPSSGSGFIIDSQGRILTNNHVVRDADQITVTLNDKRQFKARVLGADPETDVAVIKIDADNLPVLPLGDSDNLRVGDWAIAIGNPLGELKGSVTVGIISAEGRSNLNIFGGTPAFQDFIQTDASINFGNSGGPLCNIRGEAIGINTAINPSGQGIGFAIPINLARHVAEQLVAKGSVSRAWLGVQLAELTPELAEGFGIKGDQGVVIQDVVPGQPAERAGLKRNDVIVEFQGQPVTDLQKFRLKVADTAVGSKVNLVVLRDGKKVPVSVTLSQRDQNVLASNQGSPDDKNAPESPASAAGLKVRDMSRSELSAAKLDAGVIITDVEDSSPADEAGLQPGDVIEEVGGKSVASSEDFSKAIASAKKSGKRHAVLLVRRGDSSQFVPLQIQE; encoded by the coding sequence ATGAAGACCCCCAGTTGGCCGATTCACCCGCGCAGTTACGTGGTTGTCGCGGCCCTGCTCGTACTGGTCGGCGTTGCAGCCGGCCTCGGCCTGAGCGCCGGGCTCGATCTCTCCCACGGCACCGCGGCGAATCATGGTTCGGTGTTCGCGGTTCCGGCCAGCGCGGCCGCCCCATCGGCGTCGGCCGCGCTGCCCGAGAGCCCGTTCGTCGGTGTAGTCGACAAGGCGCTGCCGGCGGTGGTGTTCATCGACGTCCGCAAGAAGGTCGGCGGTGGTGACTCCGACGATCCGCAGGAGCAGCTGTTCCGCCGTTTCTTCGGCGAGGATTCGCCACGGAAGCCGACCTACCGTCCGTCGTCGGGATCGGGATTCATCATCGATTCGCAGGGGCGGATCCTGACCAACAATCATGTGGTGCGTGACGCTGATCAGATCACGGTGACGCTCAACGACAAGCGCCAGTTCAAGGCCAGGGTGCTGGGCGCCGATCCCGAGACCGACGTCGCGGTGATCAAGATCGACGCCGACAATCTGCCGGTGCTGCCGCTCGGCGACTCCGACAATCTGCGGGTCGGCGACTGGGCGATCGCGATCGGGAATCCGCTCGGCGAGCTGAAGGGCTCGGTGACGGTCGGCATCATCAGTGCCGAGGGTCGCTCCAATCTGAACATCTTCGGCGGGACGCCGGCCTTCCAGGACTTCATCCAGACCGACGCCTCGATCAACTTCGGGAACTCGGGCGGACCGCTCTGCAACATCCGCGGCGAAGCGATCGGCATCAACACCGCGATCAATCCGAGCGGCCAGGGCATCGGTTTCGCGATCCCGATCAACCTCGCCAGGCACGTCGCCGAGCAGCTGGTGGCCAAGGGCAGCGTGTCGCGCGCCTGGCTCGGTGTTCAGCTCGCCGAACTGACGCCCGAGCTGGCGGAGGGCTTCGGCATCAAGGGTGATCAGGGCGTCGTGATCCAGGACGTGGTGCCCGGCCAGCCGGCCGAACGCGCCGGTCTCAAGCGCAACGACGTCATCGTCGAGTTTCAGGGCCAGCCGGTGACGGATCTGCAGAAGTTCCGCCTGAAGGTCGCGGACACCGCGGTCGGCTCGAAGGTCAATCTGGTGGTGCTGCGCGACGGCAAGAAGGTTCCGGTCAGCGTGACGCTGTCGCAGCGCGATCAGAACGTGCTGGCCTCGAACCAGGGGAGCCCGGACGACAAGAACGCGCCGGAATCTCCGGCGAGCGCGGCGGGGCTCAAGGTGCGCGACATGTCGCGCTCCGAGCTGAGCGCCGCCAAGCTCGACGCCGGGGTGATCATCACCGACGTCGAGGACTCGAGCCCCGCCGACGAGGCCGGCCTGCAGCCCGGCGACGTGATCGAGGAAGTCGGCGGCAAGAGCGTGGCCTCGTCCGAGGACTTCTCGAAGGCCATCGCTTCCGCCAAGAAGTCGGGCAAGCGTCATGCCGTGCTGCTGGTGCGCCGCGGCGACAGCTCTCAGTTCGTGCCGCTGCAGATTCAGGAGTAA
- a CDS encoding metalloregulator ArsR/SmtB family transcription factor: MSVSTPPAQRFLACLSDPSRFRMVMRLARGERCVTELAAEVGLSQSCTTRHLQALQKEGIVRGVRSGKRVMFALSPSHGGIHPVLRWALSTESRTTEPLADAAETPTASTPAEHEAGWISDQPAEPPARVGLEAEPTSNRELEDFLL, encoded by the coding sequence ATGTCGGTTTCGACCCCTCCCGCTCAGCGTTTTCTCGCTTGCCTGAGTGATCCCTCGAGATTTCGAATGGTGATGAGGCTCGCCCGCGGCGAGCGCTGCGTGACAGAGCTGGCCGCCGAGGTCGGGCTCTCGCAGTCCTGTACGACCCGGCACCTCCAGGCCCTCCAGAAGGAGGGAATCGTCCGTGGGGTGCGGAGCGGAAAGCGCGTGATGTTCGCGCTCAGCCCCTCTCACGGGGGTATTCACCCGGTCCTCCGCTGGGCGCTCTCGACCGAGAGCCGGACGACGGAACCGCTCGCCGATGCCGCGGAGACACCGACCGCATCCACGCCCGCCGAGCACGAGGCGGGATGGATCTCGGATCAACCTGCCGAGCCGCCCGCACGCGTCGGGCTCGAGGCCGAACCCACGTCCAACCGCGAGCTCGAGGATTTCCTGCTCTGA
- a CDS encoding DUF4384 domain-containing protein, with protein MTSLRWLRTLVLLALACAPGVASASGLAVELWTDRGNDGVYQPGDVISIKSRLSEDAFLLVYEIDSEGGVHLLFPPPGREGPVQGGRTIELPDDDRNQLVVDDQTGQGFVVAIASRAPFDSLPWYLRPENPQAEGIGYVGQPDQEEGVTADGKIVGDPFVAMERIRRRVVASADDPESFATTYVSYYVHEQVRYPRYLCYDCHRPGQYAWWDGFDPYYTTCTAFDFHVNWSWYWGPRYWFGSVPYFVYVYRDGCPPAYRRPYGPGATWYSSWDGWHRWRDLWGADGLQRYKSAPPPNYIPPSVYREASRNGQPLRDLPPGMLAGGVTKPGSLREFVPVGRSARDGGAISPRAGDVSRQLRGAPSVYERRQFRQWEGGGRMNGTGTPRYLRGEGGFQRVPIGSPRLERAGGGFPRGPGTSAPRVERAPSQSSGGVRREAAREGGVARTSGEGGGGARQRR; from the coding sequence ATGACATCGTTGCGTTGGTTGAGGACGCTGGTCCTTCTGGCGCTGGCGTGCGCACCCGGTGTGGCGTCGGCGAGCGGACTCGCCGTCGAGCTGTGGACCGATCGCGGCAACGACGGCGTGTATCAGCCCGGCGATGTCATCAGCATCAAGTCGCGTCTCTCGGAGGACGCGTTCCTCCTCGTTTACGAGATCGACTCCGAGGGCGGCGTCCACCTGCTGTTCCCGCCGCCGGGACGCGAGGGACCGGTGCAGGGCGGACGGACCATCGAGCTGCCCGACGATGACCGCAATCAGCTGGTGGTGGACGATCAGACCGGGCAGGGCTTCGTGGTGGCGATCGCCTCGCGCGCGCCCTTCGACAGCCTGCCGTGGTACCTGCGCCCGGAGAACCCGCAGGCCGAGGGGATCGGCTACGTCGGCCAGCCGGATCAGGAGGAAGGCGTCACCGCGGACGGCAAGATCGTGGGCGACCCGTTCGTCGCCATGGAGAGGATCCGCCGTCGCGTCGTGGCGAGCGCCGACGATCCCGAAAGCTTCGCGACCACCTACGTGAGCTACTACGTTCACGAGCAGGTCCGCTATCCGCGCTACCTCTGCTACGACTGCCACCGCCCCGGGCAGTACGCGTGGTGGGATGGATTCGATCCCTACTACACGACCTGCACCGCATTCGATTTCCACGTCAACTGGTCGTGGTACTGGGGACCGCGCTACTGGTTCGGATCGGTTCCTTACTTCGTGTACGTGTATCGAGACGGCTGCCCGCCCGCTTATCGCCGCCCGTATGGGCCGGGCGCCACCTGGTATTCGTCCTGGGACGGATGGCATCGCTGGCGTGATCTGTGGGGCGCTGATGGGCTGCAGCGGTACAAGTCGGCGCCGCCTCCGAACTACATCCCGCCGAGCGTCTATCGCGAGGCGAGCCGGAACGGGCAGCCGCTGCGCGATCTTCCGCCGGGCATGCTGGCCGGCGGGGTGACCAAGCCCGGCAGTCTGCGCGAATTCGTGCCGGTCGGACGCAGCGCGCGGGACGGCGGCGCGATTTCGCCGCGCGCCGGCGACGTCAGCCGGCAGCTGCGGGGCGCCCCATCCGTCTACGAGCGGCGCCAGTTCCGGCAGTGGGAGGGCGGCGGCCGGATGAACGGGACCGGAACGCCGCGCTACCTGCGCGGCGAAGGCGGATTCCAGCGGGTGCCGATCGGCTCGCCGCGCCTTGAGCGCGCGGGCGGCGGCTTCCCGCGCGGGCCGGGCACCTCCGCGCCGCGGGTCGAACGCGCCCCCAGCCAGAGTTCGGGCGGCGTTCGCCGCGAGGCGGCGCGCGAAGGCGGCGTGGCGCGGACCAGCGGGGAGGGTGGCGGAGGGGCACGGCAGCGCCGCTAG